In a single window of the Larimichthys crocea isolate SSNF chromosome XVII, L_crocea_2.0, whole genome shotgun sequence genome:
- the dhrs12 gene encoding dehydrogenase/reductase SDR family member 12, whose translation MSIYRNAVWFVKGLQEYTKSGFEAAAKHFAAADLDVNLSGRSFVITGANSGIGKATAQEIANRGGTVHMVCRNKGRAEAARDEIVERSKNEDVHVHVVDMSSARQVWEFAQSFSQNNTVHVLINNAGCMVNQRELTDEGLEKNFATNTLGTYILTTALIPALKKAEDSRVVTVSSGGMLTQKLNVDDLQFEKGTFDGTAAYAQNKRQQVILTERWASQHKEIHFSSMHPGWADTPAVQTSMPSFHAKMQSKLRTEAMGADTAVWLAVSAAATKQPSGLFFQDRKAVATHLPLASSRSTPQEEEKLLTALEEFALKFKP comes from the exons ATGTCCATTTACAGGAACGCTGTTTGGTTCGTTAAAGGACTTCAGGAGTACACAAA GAGCGGCTTTGAAGCTGCAGCCAAGCATTTTGCTGCAGCAGACCTGGATGTAAATCTGAGTGGGAGGTCCTTCGTGATCACGGGGGCCAACAGTGGGATAGGAAAAGCCACAGCGCAGGAAATCGCTAACAGAG GAGGAACTGTTCACATGGTGTGTCGAAACAAGGGACGAGCAGAAGCAGCCAGAGATGAAATCGTGGAACGGAGTAAAAATGAG GACGTTCACGTCCATGTTGTTGACATGTCCAGCGCGAGACAAGTGTGGGAGTTCGCCCAGAGCTTCTCACAGAACAACACTGTACATGTGCTG ATAAACAACGCAGGCTGCATGGTGAACCAGAGAGAGCTCACAGACGAGGGTTTGGAGAAGAACTTTGCCACAAATACACTCG GTACATACATCCTCACCACAGCACTGATACCTGCACTGAAGAAGGCTGAAGACTCCAGAGTG gtcacCGTGTCGTCGGGCGGCATGCTCACACAGAAGCTGAACGTGGACGACCTCCAGTTCGAGAAGGGGACGTTTGATGGCACCGCGGCCTACGCTCAGAACAAA AGACAGCAGGTGATTCTGACAGAGCGATGGGCTTCTCAGCACAAAGAGATCCACTTCTCCTCCATGCATCCCGGCTGGGCCGACACACCAG CTGTCCAGACGTCCATGCCTTCATTCCACGCCAAGATGCAGTCCAAGCTGAGGACGGAGGCCATGGGGGCGGACACCGCCGTGTGGCTCGCTGTGTCTGCAGCCGCCACGAAGCAGCCGAGCGGACTCTTCTTCCAGG ATCGTAAAGCGGTGGCGACTCACCTGCCGCTGGCCTCGTCCAGGTCCAcaccacaggaggaggagaagcttCTGACAGCACTGGAGGAGTTCGCCCTCAAGTTCAAACCTTAA